TTTATACAGCACATAGAAGGCAAGTTTCCTGACTATTGACAAAAGCAGCAGGGTGGCAAACAATGTTGAGAACTGCTGGCTATGAAATATATCTTGgggactggagaaaaaaaaaggcagggtgTCAGTTTATTCTGGTTTTATAATCTCTAACCTCAGACTCAGCATAACAGACAAAGACTATCATGCTTTGCAATAAGGGAGCCACTAGCCGCATATGGCTACTGAGCATTTGAAATGCGCCTGGTGTGGATCTGGATGTGCTATAAGTGAAAAACATGCATCAGATTTGAACACACAATgagaaaaaatacatacaaaatctCTTTCATACTTTATTATATGAATCACGTGTTATATTCTGTGAAATGATAATCTTTAGGGTTATATAACTGTGTTGTTAAACTAATTTAACTTCTTTCtacatatttaaatttgttttgttttgtttttggtcgcactggatcttcattgctcttGTGGGTTTTCTCCAGTTGTGAGTGTAGggtactcttcattgcagtgtgcgggcttctcattgaggtggcggtggcctctcttgttgcagagcacgggctttgGGCACatcggcttcagtagttgtggttctcagcccctagagcctgagctcacTAGTTGATCCTGGGCCTGTGGGATCTCCCTAGACCACAGATCTAACccaagttccctgcattggcaggcagattctttaccactgcaccaccgggAAAGTCCTCTTTCTACATATTTTACTGTAGCTATAAGATTTAAGGTTATCTATGTAGCATGTTATGTTGTATtacattatcttttttattgGACAGCACTACTTTACTGATTTTATGTTTCCTgattgtttctgggctctctctaCATTCTCTGTCAAAATATGCCTTAATGTTCAGAGACACCTTATTAACCGTTTCAGTAGCAGGTGGGTATTGACCTTTTTCCTAGAAATAACTGTGTGTGaacaaaattatttaagaaattgtTGTTCTCAGATGCCCTTAAGATGTTAACCATCTAATTAGCACTTTTGTAGAATGTTACAGGATTTGTGAAGTTCCGGAAtttgaaaacagaagaaattagAAAGATGTAGCACTTTAAGTTCTGACATTTAAGTTACCAGGCTTGGTGGCCGCTTCTGGAAGAAATCACTCTCCATGAGAATACACAGGTTTATGCCAAATGGAGATTTAATACTGTAAACTTTCCTGTTTTTGTATTGTAAACAGGGCAAAGGTCTACTAAGTACCACCTGCTTTTCAAACCAAAGTTTTATGTCTGTTCTTTCTCAGACTACACCGTGGCTCACCGTGGCTGCATATTTTTCTTAGTCCTTTTAATATTGTAGCTTAAAATGCACTCACGGTAGACAAGCTGTGATTGTATTATGAAGTGAAAGACTGAGGGTAATTTAGGATGAAAGTGGCCTGTGAGGTTGGAAGTtgcaaatgcattaaaaaaaaaaaaaaaaatcaggtcccTTCTTACCCCAAAGCAGACAGCAGCAAAGAGCTTCTTCCCATTCTCCTTTTTGGCACATTtctccttttcattattttgatttgGTGTGACGTCTGTTCACGTCTAAGATATACAACAGCTAAATAAACATATGGCCTCACTTAAGGGAAATTTCCATATAGGTCAGTGCACTTTTTAAGCTATGTAAGTATCAGATTAATTTTGGATTTGAGAAAAATGAATGTTAGGATCCTATCCAAGATCCACATACTTATtaggttttcttttctaaattttcaaggtgaaaacataaagacaaaatgaaaaactatGTCGACTCCTGAAAAAATATTGTTTGCAAAATGTGTGTTTAGCAAATTTAAATAAAACCTTTGTATCCCTGCATACATTTTTACTGAGGAGTTTGTGAATCAATCAATCAACCAATCAGTGAGCTAATAACTTAGTCAATGATCAATAGGCACTGAGTAGTTACTCTGaaaattaagggcttcccaggtagcgctagtggtaaagaatccacctgccaatgcaggagacacaggagataagttctatccctgggttgggaagatcccttggagaaggaaatggcaactcactgcagtatattcttgcctggaaaattttcatggaaaatgaaaaattccgtggacagaggagcctggtgggctataagcGTGTGCATACCGCCCCCCTCCCtgaccttcccccccccccccacacacacacattgaaagTTAAGTAGAACAGCGATCCAGTTATTGACCATTTATTTGAAGACAAAACACACTCCCTTGGCAATATTTCATAAAGGTGAAACTTGATCTGAGCCCTGAAAACTGAATAAAATCTAAGAGAAGAAAGGTCAGTTCTAGTCAAGGGGAACACTTTGATCTTATAACAGAAGAAAAGTAATATGTCTCGGAAACAGTAAGAAAATCCCGCATTGAATGATTCTAGTCagtggtgaggaaaaaaaaaaaattggatggaCAGCAAAAGGTCACATGATGAGGGAGTTTTAGCCTTAGATATAGGAGTTTATTTTGATTTGGGAGATGCCAGAGAACTCATGTATTTTCTGTGAGAAAGTCAGTGTTCAGATATTGATTGAGAGAACAAATGAGAAACGACACAGGGACTGACCTTGTAAGCGCTAGTCTGAGGACCATGACGGTGGTGTGATGACTAGGCTGGTTGATGATCTTACGGAAATCGGTTTGTAAGAAAAATAAGACATAGCTTTTAGTTGTCATTTTGGACTTACagcctttctgtttctttttatcctCCTCAATGGATGAccatttcttctgctttttcacaCCTTCCTTGCTCAGAGAaacttttcataaatatttgccaAGAACAAATCAATGAAATACTTTTCAAGTGTATATCCCCATCAAAAGTATCTGCCTACAGTATCTGTGTTCATTTAGCTGTTGTATATCACAGCACAATGCTAAGTGAAATCCTGCTTTCTTCCTTCCCCGTTATTTAAACTATTTCTCCACCCTGACATTATCCCCTTCATCCTTGCTAATagatccatttaaaaaaatctcttaaaaatgCCATTTCACTTTGTTTCTTGATTCATTCCTGCTAAAGGTTTTTGCACTTCTCTTTTGCTAATTAATCAGCAGTCATAGCCCATGTCATGCTTCAGTTTTTGTACGTTATTTCATCAGATATTTAATTGGTACCTCCTGGAGGACAGGTAGTGTGTCACACGACCCCCTGTATGGTTAAGATCAGAGCTCTGAATAAATGTACTGATAAAATATGCTGTCAAGTGATACTGCCTTATTTGGTGGTAGTGTTCTGGCCTCGGCACATGGCAGGTCTCACTCGGGCTATAACTACAGTCTTATAGTTCATCTCCTTGACTCCAACTCATCCTTCATTTGCTGCCCAGGTTATTTTTGTACGCTTGAGATTGGTATCCGTTCCCTCAGAGTAAAATCCTAATCTTTAGCATTCAAGGCTGTCTATCACCTGGTTCTGGGCCATGCTTCTAACACCCATCCCAGCCTTATCCTGCCAGATACTCTGGTGATGCTGAATCATGGGCCCCCAATGGTAATATCAAGCTTTTGATCAATGCTATCACCTCAGGCTAGAATATACTGCTTACTCCCGCTGgtgattcctctttcttttttatttttaagatgaaaaaaaattttttttcatttatttttattagttggaggctaactactttacaatattgtagtggtttttgtcatacattgacatgaatcagccatggatttacatgtattccccatccggatcccccctcccacctccctctctacccgatccctctgggtcttcccagtgcaccaggcccgagcacttgtctcatgcataagatgaaaaattttaatatacatacatcatttacacatacatacatatatatgcatacaagtACATAATGTGTATACACTCACATAATTAAGGAAAttaacttttcatactgtttatagaACATATATAATAGAAAAACTACAGTGTTCAACAGAGGagaattaaattaattataaCAAATGCATGCTATAGAACACTATGCAGTTGTTAAAAGTGATGGTCCTGAATAGTAGTTACTCAAAGAGTCTGGGATTTAGTTTTAGATTTTCAAAGCAGGCCACAGAAGATTTTGGGGGTGCTTATTGTTGCCTCAAGCAAGTCAAAGCTAGGTACAATGCCAAAATTTAGATAAACCTCATCTTTTTGCCATTGACAAAAACACTGCCTCCTCACTCTTCAGCTCCTCGAGGTGAGAATCACTGCCAGAAATGATCAGATACTGTGGTCAGACAAACAAGTCCTCTACCAAATACCTATTTCCTATGAAATTTTGGGTGATCACTTTGAATCACCTCATTGAAACACGTGTTGCCTCTCTGTGCTCACATGAAAGATGATAcgcaattctgtttttttttttttttttttggtgggactGTATGAAATTACATCTTGAAATGCTCCTGAACTTAaagtatatgggaaaaaaaatgttatcaaaaTAAGTGGACTGTGGATCCTAAGAGTACGAACTCTGAGAAATGAGAACAGTAAGTAATATTTATTTGTGGAAGTATGCGGTTTCTAATCTTAAGTCTATTTCAGCTTGTTCTACACTAAAGCACATTGGAAAATACCAACCAAGTAAAGTCTGTACTTTTAGCAGCTCTGAAAAAGTCAGAACGCTTTCTTTTTGTTACTGTAATCTGGCTTCTTCTATTAAAGGTCAAAAGTCGTAGACAACACGCTTAGCAAGGggtatttattttttgccaagaaaatatattttcagatgtTTGCAGAAATGGGGCTTTTAAAACCCGTCCTTAGTTCCTTGTGCATTGGTTTATACTTTCTGTTTCACCAAAATTTAAGAGTTGTtaatattcactcatttattcattcattcatttgacaatgaTTCACGCAGCTGGCATTGTGTGCCTGGCAAGGCGCTAGGTGTTGGGATTCAGCAGTGAGCAGAAAAAGACACAGAGTCCTTGAATTGTGACATCCGCAATCCAAGGGGAAAAGAGAATTATTATCGTACAAATAAATGAGAATTCTATTAAGCGTGCTAAATTAGAGAAGCTGGTGAGAAAGTCTAAAAGGGGATCTGACCCAGGTAaggaggtcagggaaggctttcctGAGGAAGTGACAACTGCACTGATCTGTAAatgatgtgcttagtcgctcagtcacgtcggggtctttccaaccccatggtctatagctaccaggctcctccaggcaagaatactggagtgggttaccatgtcctcctccagggggtcttcccaacccagggatcaaacccaggtctcccgcactgcaggcagattctttaccatctgacccaggtaaggaggtcagggaaggcttccccgAGGAAGTGACAATTGCACTGATCTGTAAATGACGAGGAAGAGCTAAAATTGCATTCCATGCAGTGGGCCTGTGATGGGCAAAGGCCCTGTGGGAGCAGTGGGTCTGGCAACCACGGGGGAGTGGAAGTAGGTTGGTGAGGCTTGCAGAGAGAGCTGGGGGACTTGTGGTGGAGACAGGATGGAGTGGAAGGAGGGGTCAAGCCCACACAGGTGTTAGACCATTTTAGGGATGCCTTTGTCCTGATTGTTTGGGAAAACTGTCAAGAGTTTATAAGCAATGGGAGGGAGATAAGATCAGGTTTCTGTGTTGAGAGGATCCCTAGAGTTCAAAGCAGGGAACAcactggaggagggaaaaagTGAGTGAGGGCCTATGATTTGAGACTAGTGCAGTTGCCTGAGCAGATGGTGGTTTCTGGAATCAGGGTGGCAACAGAAAGCAGGCTGGAGAAAGACTTGGAGTAAAATAGCACTTGGTGACAAACTGGATACATAGTGTGACTCCTGGGTTTCTCCACTGGccaaaatgtttccaaattagggCTTGTGCAGATCTGACATATTTATTCTCTGAAGAAATCTCTTTCAGTGAGCCTCAGAATTTTTATTCTGTCACTATTTATGGAGCACCTGTTATGTATCTGGTTGCTGGTGACACAGGAGTGGACCAATTCAAGTCTCTTATGGATATAGTGCCTATTGCTTAAGGCTGGTGAAGGTGAAGATCAGTGCAAGCAAGATAAAAACAATAAACTATGGGAGGTCAATTTTTCTTCTGGCAAATcagaataaatgtattttttaaaaaatgctttacacTTTCTAAAGCCTCTTACTACCTCACAGGAACCAGTGGGACAGACAGGAAGGTATGACTTGAGGAGCCAGTACAGATGGAGACTCCTAAGGTCACAGAGGTGAGAAATCAGTACATGGGCTCAGTTTTTCCAAGATGAGGGTTCCCTCTCCTTTTCAAAATGAAGACCATCATCAAGGTTGAAAAGGCAGTCTGCCAGAGAACAGTACTTTTTTCTCAATAgtctcattttgaaaaataagagtcaAGGTCTGTCAACCACAGAAAGAAGGAGCATACTTCTAGATGAAGTCCTAGCCACGAAAGTTGTGTTCCCTGCCTTCATTATTAGCTGCAGTAAtatagccagattctttactggccaGATGAAGGCCGGTGAATCAGGGAAATTCTGGCTTTGTACTGATTCATCATGGAAGTGAACAGTTTCAGGTATGGATCTTGGAAGCTCACGTACAGACCCTGTGGGGAGAACTTGGAACCAAGAGAAATAAATAGGCAGGCCTACTTTCATctttggttgaatggcatcaccaacttgatggagatgagcttaagcaagctctgggagatggtgaaggacagggaagcctggcgtgctgcagtccacgggggtcacaaagagtcagacaacactgAGCAACTGACAACTTTCGTCTTTATTTGGCACCTTTGAGTGGCTTAGTTATGTGAATAATTTTGGTGCTTTGTCTCTGTTACATCAATTTACTTCTCATGTTTAGCTTCATAAAGGGCTTTAAAACAATGTTCTTATATGTTCAACAAGCTTGATTTTTACAAGACCATATTAGAAGGTGGACCCCAGGGTGATGATCTGACCTCCTGTGACCTACCAAAGCATTAGAGATGGGAGCAGCATCTTCCCAGCAGCTGTGATTTCTCAATTCTAAGGACAGTCAATTGTTACTCAACAGGCCCATCAACTGATATCTCTTCTCTCCTAGAGGAGATACTTGTTTCTGCCTAATTAAGAAAAAACATCCCAACACACATCTGGACCAAATATTCAATAAcattatttatcaaaataaatttattaaaagtatGCAAAGACCACTTCAAAGTTTAGCTGCCATCAGGACAGTTTTTGGCACTCATAATGGACATTGTCATTTTCTACACAGAAGCACTCATTCTAGTACAGACAGCAATTGACAGTTCAAACACAGGTCGTTTCAGTTTTAGAGTTATGTGAGACAACAGTACTAACGATCTGTAGTCACAGGAACTTCAATACCCTTGCACATAGTAAACATATATTACCTAAAACTAAAGAAACTACATCTAAACCACTGTGTGGTAACAAGGACTGATTTAGGGAAAGATGTACAGCCAGCTAGCTAAGGCCACATAATCCCAGACCTATTGATTGTAAATGCTTCTGGACCAATAGTGTTACATCGTTATCTTTCAGTCTCAAGCTCCTGCTTTTGCAGTGAGACACACCACATTTAGACCAAACTCTCTCTCTGTGCTCCATCAGTTATGGAAGCTGTCCCAGTACCAGCTTCTCCTACGTGGCGACCGGCTTCCTGATTCACTACCCAGCTCTGAATCAATAGTTCTGAGTGATGTTTCCTGAACACCCAGGCTGAATTCAAGGTCAAGTCTTTTCGGCAGGTGACAGCCTTTCCccttaggaaaaaaatgaaatgtcctCCGTTTCTGGGCTCCCATTTTCAGCTCATGTAGCATGGGGTTCTGTGGTGATCTGCGGCTTTTTACACAAGTCCTGGTAGAATTCTGACTCCAAGAAACGTGGATAAGAGTTGTTCTCCATCAAGCTGTACACCCTTTTCTGGGCAGTTGTGAAGCAGCCACTGGTAGCCTCCTGTATGTTTTGGGCAATCAGAGTTTTGGTTTGAAAGTCTATGTTGAtctgaaataaaaacaacaaagtttTATTCCATATTAAGAGTTAGAAATTGAAATATACAAAgtatttgaaaacaaacaaacaaaaaacccaaactatAATGTGTGGCCAGTGTCACCAGCTACATCAGTAAAGAAATGTAATTTACCTCACTGAGAGCCTGAAGTAGGGGAAAAACAGCTTACTCACCCACCCCCCTTTAATTTGAGGtctctttaaattcttttcacTTTGGTGCTGAGGATGTTCAAAATATGCTGAAACAaggaattttttccccctttacctCTTTTGGAGCTTCTTTTTCTATGAAGTCagtatatattttctttgcttttgaggACAGCTTTTGGGGTGACTTGGTTTTTTTGAAGTCTTCACAGGCCAGCCAGAATTCAATATTTTCTTCACagaattcagattttaaaaaagccCTGAATGCAGCAAGACCatctggggaagggaaggaggaaagcatGCAGAAATTGCATTGAGTGTCCAAATAATCCTTTATGTGTTTTCCTAAAACTCCCACTCCCCTGGCCCCGTATTTTACTATTGCCAGATGGCAGCAATTTTCTCGATTTTACTCAAACCTGTAATCCTCAAAATTTAGCTCTTTAACGACTAAGATGCCAGTCAGCAAAATACGTAAGTTGGCACACTACTACAAAAATATAATAACTTAGCTTTGCTGTTAACACAACTTACAGGGGAGGCATAAGTTCTTTGGGAATGAAGCCTCTTGAAAACATTGTTTGCAATGGAAAAGATGACTCAACCTTAACAGACAGCAACTGACATTAAAAACTGGGGCTAttttcccccactccccacctatAGTGAAAAAGCCATGCATTTCCCTGGTTAATCACtgggaaataaaggagaaaaataggtCCCATGTTACAGGGATTGTAAAGTCAAACTCTCCTTGGGCAAGCTGCTCTTTCTGTGTGGACACAGCCTTTCCATACTCTCCTGATACTTGAGATGGATCAAATTCAAGAGGTTAACTTACATTTACTGGCTAGCAGCTCATCAAATGCTTCTGACCACAGCTGggcttcctctggagaaggcctGCAAGAGAAGATCTGCACATCAGCTCCTGCTAGCCAGAGGTTCCCTCTTCAGCTCAGCAGTGATCTGTGCATATCGGTAAGTACAAGATTTTCAACTTACTTGATGAAGGTTTGCTGTTTGCTTTTCTTGccagttttgggcttcccaggagaggaGGAATTTTGCAAGAAGTAACTCAAACGGCTCTTCCAATCTTTTAAtctacaatagaaaaaaaaaaaaaaaagatacttagtGGCAACACTTGAAATTGCCACTGCAGCTGAAGGCATTTTAACCAAATAAAGTTGCCCCCAGTAGCTACAGACAAGCCAAATAAGACAAAACAACTCCTCCAGTCAGTCTTACTCCTTTAATCCAGCAATCTGAGTACTCAACACACTAGTTTCATCCACTCATCTGAACATAATTATTAGTTTTATAAGTAAGGATAGGACGACCTACAATTATAGGGTATTTTAATGAATTTAGTTTGCATAGTTCAAAGGCAGATACTATTTCTGGCCCACAAAAGGCAGCCAGTTTTTCTGCAACGGTTAATTACAATTCTGAGACATTTCACACTTGAGAAAGCCCACAGTGGACCTGCCTGAGCCAGCCCATGTTCGTTTTCCTTCTACTGTCAGAGCAGGAGGCTCGGGACCACCCGAGAAGCTGAGCACAATGAGGTGTGTGTGCGAGATTGACCGCCGCCTCCCCCAAATGCAGCACTCATTTTAAGAAGGTGATGCAGAACAATTATTTGTTCCACACTCTTGAGTGGGTGAGACTTGctgttcagttaaaaaaaaaaaaaaagtatatctaGAATCAGCAAAAATATCTCCATCCCAGCAGTCGTGTAAGCAGATCAGAATTTACAGTGCCTCTCACGAAGGCCGGGGGCGTGTGGCCGCAGGATTCTCCAGTCATTTTCGATGCAGGGAGACAAAAACCCAACCCGCATCTATCTCCGCCCCTGCatcaagaattttctgcagtttctaAACTCTACCCGAGCCCTTCGATAAATACCTACACCACACAGATTTAAACGTAACTTAACAAATTAaccttttacacacacacaaatttttcttttttttcctgcagagaCGCAGGCGGGCTACCCAGTTCCCATAGCCGAAGCCCAGCGCGAGTGTACCCCGTTTGCAGCCGCCCGGGACAGCTGGGTCCGTAGGGGCGGCCAGTCAGGGAGGAAGAAAGCCGCACTCACAGGGTTCGCTTCATCTTCTCTCGCTTCTCCTCGTTCTTGGGCCCGGTGCCAGCGCTTTTGTCCATGGGTCCGCAGTCGTGCTGGACAGC
The sequence above is drawn from the Dama dama isolate Ldn47 chromosome 14, ASM3311817v1, whole genome shotgun sequence genome and encodes:
- the RGS2 gene encoding regulator of G-protein signaling 2, which produces MQSALFLAVQHDCGPMDKSAGTGPKNEEKREKMKRTLLKDWKSRLSYFLQNSSSPGKPKTGKKSKQQTFIKPSPEEAQLWSEAFDELLASKYGLAAFRAFLKSEFCEENIEFWLACEDFKKTKSPQKLSSKAKKIYTDFIEKEAPKEINIDFQTKTLIAQNIQEATSGCFTTAQKRVYSLMENNSYPRFLESEFYQDLCKKPQITTEPHAT